Within Phocoena phocoena chromosome 9, mPhoPho1.1, whole genome shotgun sequence, the genomic segment AGTCCATATAACTGGAGAGGAGCCCAGCTGCTCATTACATAATTGCCTGATACCAAACACAAGCCATTTCTGAATGTACACACAtttatcttgatttttatttcaaaaagtgtCTTcttcagggggtggggagagggagtatAAGGTAAAACAGTTTTTTGAACATTTTGTATAGTTTATAAATGGTATTAGATGTGCAAATTCATTTTGAGAACATGAAGGGAATTAAACCATTAACTTTAGTAAATACACAGCTTACGACAGATATATAGGTTTAGCCAGATAGGAGGTGTGGGGGGAAAGGAAGCACCTGGAATATTCATGCTGGTACAGGGGTTTGTGGGCATGGCTGTCCCAGCCAAAGCGATAGCAATTACTGGCAGTGACAGCATAAGAAAGTTCTTTGAAACTCATTTGGGACCTactaaagggttttttttaaggtttttgttttgttttgttttattttattttatttatttatttttggctgcatcaggtcttcgttgctctgcttgggctttctctagttgcggtgagcgggggctactctttgttgtggtgcgtgggcttctcattgcggtggcttctcttgttgtggagcacgggctctaggctcgcgggctctagagcgcaggctcagtagctgtggtgcacgggcttagttactccgcggcatgtgggatcttcccggaccagaactcgaacccgtgtcccctgcattggcaggcggattcttaaaccactgtgccaccagggaaactctaaagattcttttttaaatgtctctcCCATTTCTAAAGTGtttccataagtttgttttaattCAAAATGTATCATCTTTGAACAGATCCCCAGTAAGGAAAAAATGTtactagaaaggaaaataattgttGTGTACACACTGAAAAATCATCAGCCAGACTGCTTTACAGTTGCCGTGTATGTAGAAATCTGTTCTCCAAGTGCTGTAAATTCTGCCACTTAGGAGtagaaactgggcttccctggtggcgcagtggttgagagtccgccttccaatgcaggggacacgggttcgtgccccggtctgggaagatcccacatgccgtggagcggctaggcccgtgagccgtggccgctgagcctgcacgtctgtagcctgtgctctgcaacgggagaggccacaacagtgagaggcccgtgtaccacaaaaaattttaaaaaatttaaaaaagagtagaaaCTGATGATTGTTGAAATGGCCTTTGGGGTGGTCTGAAGTAGACCCAGCTGGAACAGTAGCTTTGTGTAGGTAGGAAGGAAATAGTAGGAAAATGGAAAATTGACCTCAAATTGCTATCACTCCCCTTCCCGTTTTCTGTGTTGTAGTCGTTTGGTTTTTGACAGGCAAGGTagaaatttccttaaatgtaaaatccttgttgctgcaaacagGCCAGTATGGCTTCTTAGTTGGGGCCAACTTGGCTAGAAGAGACGGTAGAAACTTCCATTTTCTGGGAGCTAGACATGTCAGACTCATCTGTCATGGGCCTTCCACACACCATCTCCATGATGCAAGCTCGGAACTGGAGGAAAGAGAATTGGAGATAGTCCCCTTGGTAGACCAGTACAGAGGAGATAACATCAGGAAGCATAGGGGAAAAAAGATCTCATTCTTTGTATCCTCAAAGCCTTGCACAATGCCTTAGACACAGGATCTCCTCAGGTGGTTTTGATTATATCTTCCCAATACTGAGAGCTAGCTATGTTCCAGGCTAAGACTACGCACTACTCCTGGGTCTACAGTGATAATCCCTACACATTCTGGCTAACTCTGAGAATGTGTAGAATTTCACTGTTGGGAAACCTCACAAACCACCCTGCCCCATAAGAGCACTGTCAAAAGTGACCCCAGAATAGCcccgcccacccaccccaccaTTACTTGAACGCGCTCCCAACTGGGGAAGGACTGCCAATTCTGTTTCTGTCCAGGAGGTTTCGCATTCGTTTCGAATCCATCTCTGGAAGTGAGGAAACAAAATAACAATTCTCAAAGCAGAGTGTTAGCTCTACAAGACAGGAACCCTCCTTGATTTGTCTGAGTTTGGGTTATTAGCTTAGATTCAGGATTTGGGATAGGAAGCCACCTGGTACCTTCAGATGATAAGCTGTTTTAGAAACTTACGCATGTGTTGTGATTTCTGTGTTTCACATAAATGGTCGTGCAGACTAGAAGTTGGAAAGGATTAAGAACTCGTGAAATGGAAATTTAGGGGCACTGCTGATCTATCGGTTTTTCAGTGAAACGGAAAGCCTTTTCACTTCTCATCCTGCCCTTTGGAGCAACTCGAATTTTATGGCTCAAGTTGTCTTCCCTGGGTCCTGTGATCTTGTCTGGATGACCACACCTTCATCCCTGGGCTTACTTACCAAGTGCTTTCTAGCCTGCTAAGGGTTTCCATGCCTTCCCTGTTGACTCCTAGAAACCCTCTGAGTGGAGTCCCAGGTGCTTGGAGTTAAAAGTCATTTTTGAGAAGAACCAGGTCTTAGGAATATAAATAGAGAGCTTTACCTGCTTATTCATGAAGCAGTAGATGATGGGATTGTAGACGCAAGCACTCTTGGGGAAGAAGGCAGGGATGGTGACAAACCGTAAGTCCACCCCGTGGTTACGGTTGTTGACTATATACGTGGCCAGGGCAGCATAGGGCGCGTAACAGAGACAGAAGGatcccaccatcatcaccaccttGTGGCTCACCTCCCGCCCAGCCTTCTGGGTTGTAGCTGACTCCTGCTGCTGAGCTGCAACCTGGAAAGAGCACAGAAGACATCACACCCTCTTATCCCTGGCCCTGAACTCCCAGATCTCTGGACTCTTCAACTAGGGGGCCATCTACTCTAATTGTCTCTCTGCTGTCCCAGCTTTTGGCCTAGTCCCTCTGTTTCCCCCTCCTTGAGGAAGGTAAGATGGAGGCAGCTCTCTGGTCTGTGACAATGGAAAAGATCATATGCGTCTCTTGATATACCTGAGCAGGAATGACTCCGCCTTACTCTTCATTTCATCATCTCCCTGTCCCCACTTCCTTCACTGCTTTTTGATACCCCTCTACCTGACTGGACGTTTCCAAATGTTTTATGTTCTAGAGCACTTACCCGCTCTTCCCTCTCACCTAGAGCCTTGTGATCCCTTCCTCCCTGACCCTCACGAAAGGCACTCACAGCTCTGAAGACCCCCAGCAGCTGAGAGTAGGAGAAGCAGATGAGGGAGAGAGGCACAATGTagcagaaaatgaagagaaaccaGGTATAGTACTCGCTGTAATATTTGGTGCCCACGGTGCAGGAACACTGAAGACCCTTGGGGGCAAACCTGCAAGGGACCAAGCACTTACTCACCATGAGGCTCAATTAGTAGAGAGGGAGATGAGATTCTTGGGTTGTGTTCTCCACTTAGAACCCAGAATGACTTCATGCAGCGGGTATTTTCTGTCCTCACCAGCGAGCCTTTAGCAATTGCAACTGCGGGGTAAACTTTAGCACTTGTCTCCCACAGCCCTTTCCCTTATTTATTCCACCAGCTCTTTAAAAATTAGAGGTCAAAGACCATACCCAACTCTCTTCCCGCCCTCGCAACCTGAGCTTCTAGCTACGTCAGCACAGCGGCCCCGCACTCTCACCGGCTCCAGCCAAAGAAGGGTGGGATGGAGACACCAATACCAATGGTCCAGGTGACCAGGTCCACCATCAGCGCGTGCTTGGAGCTGAAGCAGAAGTTGCCGAAGGGCTTACAGATGATGATGTAGCGCTCAAAGACCAAGAAGGCCAGTGACCAGCCTGTCACCAGACCTGTGATGAAATGTGAGGGTAAGAGGGTAAACAGCCCCACTCATCCTGGCAGGCAGAGTGGAATACAGATGGGGTGGAGAAAGCACAGGGAGGGAAGGTTGGAGTGGTTAGTGAAGTAGAGTTTGGGACTTGGTCAGACTTCTAGTCTGGGTGGCTTTATATCTCAGTATGCGAAAGAGCACCAAACTTCTATCCCCCAGACTCCTCTTTGGGGCCCACTCTCACCCAACAGCCTGGCCCCTGGTTCCAATCATGGAGCGGTGTCCTttgcctccccccagcccccttgTCCTGCAATACCTGCTGTACAGCCCAGGAAGGCCCCCAGAGCACAAACATGGCGGCCGAAGACAAAGTATCCATGACAGCTGGTGATGAAGACGACAAAGACAGAGAAGATGCAGTAGATGAAGACCCCCAGGGATACATTGACCAGAATGCAGTTGAGTGGCTGCCGCAACTTTCTGTAGCACAGTGTGGCCACCAGCACTGTGGCATTGAGTGGCGTCCCTACAACGAAGACAAAGCCCGTGAAGGCTGCCTGGAGGTGGAAGGCCCAGACAGGGGCGAGGCGGTACTGAGGCCCATCCCACGGCCCCACCAAGAGGTTCTTGAACAGAAAAAACTCCTCCTCCTCTGACATCTTGCTCATGGGATGTCCGCCACCCCCTCTGATTCCTCTTATAGATCATCCTCCCACCACCACTTCTCCCTGACCCTGCCAAAGAACCTCTCCTCCAAAGCCACTTTGGAGCTCCCTGAAAGATCAGTACTGATCCTAAGCCTCCCAAGGACAAAGTTTGGGATAAAAGACCCTAAGCCCCCACCTAAACCTTTTGTGACCCCAAAGCCGATTGTATGTTCTTCAGAGGATAAGAGTGGGCTCAAAGAATCCGGACATGCAATGGTCAGGTGCTGGAATGAATAAGAGtgggctcgggcttccctggtggcgcagtggttgagagtccgcctgccgatgcaggggacacgggttcgtgccccggtctgggaagatcccacatgccgcggagcggctgggcccgtgagccatggccgctgagcctgcgcgtccggagcctgtcctccgcaacgggagaggccacaacagtgagaggcccgcgtaacgcataaaaaaaaaaaaaaaaaaaaaaaaaaaaaaaaaaaaagagtgggctCATTAGGGCCTGGGAGATGCTGACCCATATTTAATGAAGACCCtccatcacttttttttccctttgagtgGACCTATGGAAGGCACCCTTCTTCTTTGACTTCAGGCACTACTATATCCCTGTAGGTGTTTACACCCCATCTGCCCCTTTGTGGAAGGTGCCCCCTAAGTGTCCCTCTCCAGGGATCCTGGGCTCACAGCCAGCCTGGGAAGCAGCCTCAGGCTGCAGGAAGGGGCAGGGAATGGAGCGTTCCCTGGAGCCCCTTAGTAACAGCCTTCAGGGAACAGTTGAGGGGCAACTCGACAATGCCTAGAGGTCTAAGGCACCCCAGGCTGCCAGTTTCTTCATGGTGAGTCTACCCAGAGAGGGAACCTTTCCTACTCAGACCTCCCCCAGCCAGGTCGAGGTTAGTTTGCTCACTGTCCCTCTCATGCCATGTTCACACCTGCCCCTGCCCTTAGCTCAGCAGTGCCCAAGCTGCCAGTCATCCTGTCTGCTCATCCAAGACCTGCCCAGTGAATTACGTAATTCACTGTCCAGAAAGTCAACACAAACCAACTGTTCTTCAGATTATGACAGGCAAGAATGGGGTTTCACAAAGGAGACCTCGGTGTGATATAATAATGTCCTCACAGCATTCCTGAGTAGCACAGCAACCAGTTTCACAGGATCGGGTCTCCTGCTGACTATTACCCTCAATATGGGCTCCACACAAAGCACGATTCAGAACTGGACATAAACCAGAACCATTTGGCTGGGGGCCAAATACCAGCTCTGCCAGGCTACTCTAATCCAGAGGACATTTCAACTCTCTAGAGGCTTGAAAGGCATTATTCCCTAACCTCTCTAATCATTGCTTCTCCCTGCTTAGTTTTTTATCAAGTGGATTTCTGTTTCAAGTGGATTGTATATGCCTGGGGCTCAAAATTCAAATAGTacaaaagaatatacagtgaaaaaTACATCTCTTTCCCACCCAGGCTCCCAGTTCCCCTCTCCAGAAGCAACCAGTGTTCACTTTTCGCTGTGTTTTTGATGCGTAGGATGAAGTGATGTGTTGAGCTTGAAATGTGTTGTGACATTGTTGTCTGTTAAATACTGACCGGTCAGACTCTCCAGGCAAGTGGCGAGATAAGAGAAAGTTCTACATGCTCTTGTGAAAATGAGGAATCGTCCAAGGATTTGCCTGAATGAAAGCCATCCTCACGCCTGGGAGGAAAGAGCAGaaaccacccccacccacccaccccgccccGAGGTAGAGCCATGACTCTTCCTAGAGAATTTCATCTGCTGGCTTTGAAATACAGAGACAAATGAACCACTGAGGGCCTGAACTCCTACAGCCTAGATCAAGGCCACGGTAATTTTAGCCTGGAAAACAATGCATGGTAGATGGCAATGGATTTCCACCAGGGTGgcactcctctcccccaccctgtTACCCTGGAGACATTTGGAGGTATGTGGGATGGGAGGGGGGTGTTTTATGGCTGTTGGCAAAGAAGGGGATTACTGGTATTGAGTGGGCAGGACACTGCTCTATACAGGCCACACTGAGAATGATCCTGCCTCAAATTCCAATAGTACCCCCAGAGAAAAGCACTGGCTGGGACCCAATCCCGGTCTCAGCCCTGAAACATTCTCAGCAAAGTCCCCCTGGCGCCCTTGCTTGGAGCCACCTCACTCCTTGGCACACCCAGCGAGAGAAACAATTAGGAAATGTGTACTGAGGTAATGGAATGACGCGTTGAGTGGCTTTTATTTATAAGCCAGTTTAAAGCTGGGGAACAGCTACCCAAAAAAGTCCCTTTGGTTTGAGAATAGATGAGCTGTTGCTTTTCTCTCTGGCCATGATTGGTTAGTGGAGCCAGTCATCTGGTCCAGACACTCTGGATGGGGATAATAAAACTTCATCCCCTGGGTACGAAGGAATGTTAGCCAATATGTTCTCTAAAGCGAGGGCCATTCTTCCCCATATCCAACAGACGCGTTGGTTTATCAGGAAGCCTGCTTTTGCATGGATGGTGGGAGGGTTTCTTTAGGCTTATGGCTTTTACCTCGAGCCAAGTAATGAAGATCCACCTGAATATCTGTTGCCCCTGGTGGTTTTTTGGTGCACACTCCTGGCTtgctttctttccctcattcACGCATTCATCTATTCCACAGACATTTGCTAAGAGATGCCTACAACAGCAGTtgtgctgtgaggatgaaatgagattaaTCTGGTAGAGTGCTTACCTAAGGCCAGGTACACAGAAATGCTTGGGAGTTGTTTGTTTCGTCAGCAGGATTGCCAAGTGCCAGACACAAGGCTGGATCCAAAGATCAATAAGACAGATCTCTGTCCCCCCAGAAGCTCCCAGCCTCCTAGAGGGGACCCCCCTCTAGGGGGTCAAACAAGGGTCCTGGAGGTGTGATGGATGTGGTACAGTGGCAGCACAAAAGGGAGAGCCAGACAGAGCCTACTGGGTCTCCTACAAGGCCCCAGTTTCTGATGTGTGACCTCTCCCCTCACTCTCATTTGGGGAATCCCAGCCTGAAGAACCCCACCCAGGCCACCCTTAGCCGATCGGCAGGCTCTTCCCTGAAGCTTTCCTGGGTGGGATGAACAGGgcaggctggggtgagggaggaagTGTGGGTATTTACAGGATGTATTCCCATCTCTGGTTTTCTAGAAAGTCTGGATAGTGGTGTGTATCGCACTTAAAACACGCTTTGGATTCAGATAAATGTGCTTCGTATAAGTCGAATTTGGGCACGTTTCTGTTTCTTACAGTGGGGTGACAGCTATCTCGCAAGGCTGTTATGAGGTTAAGTAAGATCTGTAAAGCACAGATCACACTGCTCAGCCCACAGTAAGCATTAAGTGGCAGCTTTCCTCTCATGTATTTTCTCCTTGCCCTCATGTTGCCATCATAATAACCCCTTTCCTTTGtacagcactttacagtttgcagAGTGCTTTCACATACGTTTTCTCACCTGATCCTCAAATTACCCTGTAAGGCAGACGGGGCAGGTGTGACTTCTTCAcctgacagatgaagaaactgagtaatTTAGCAAATATCACCTAGTCAAGGGTGATCTGGGACAGACTTCTTAGTCCCCACCTAGGAGGCAGATGAGTTTGGAGGATTTTTTCTGGTGGTCTGATCATGAGGTAAGAAAGAAGTGCTTCTTCATGGGTGCAGGAGATGCCAGGCAGGCCCCCTCAGCCCTGGGGTTCCCGGAAGGGGAGCTGGCTGGAGACTGgctgcctccctgcccttccccagcaGCACCCCACGAACTCCGCTTGGCAGCCCTGAGGGAGAACCGGATGGTCACGGGGAAGATGGGACCTTGCCTAATCGCTGTGTGGCTCTACAGTGGGCCAGGGAGCAGTGGAGAGAGCCGAGGGGCAAGGCCTGCTGGAGTGCAGCCGACCTGGGCTGGGAGCCAGCCTGGACGGAGAAGAGAGGCCCTTCTAGGAACCACAAACTGCGGCTACTGCTGATGTAGCAAAGAAGACACAGCTGGCAAAGAGTAACCCTCAGTGGCTCTTTGGTCTAGGGCTATGATTCTCACTTAGGGTGCACGAGGTCCCGCGTTCACATCCCAGACGGGTCCTACTTTtgctgggtttttctttttttctgttccccTTTCCTCACCACACAAGTATACGTTGACTGCCCTTTCTCAAGTTGAAGCAGAGATGACCCAGTGGTGAGTGAATAAAGGACCCTGAAGACAAGCTGCCAGTCAGTCTCCCCATTAGTCATGGCCTGTATATACCCCATTATTTCCGCTGAGGCCAAGCCGAGCAGAAGGGGATTGGCATAGCTCCAGGAGCTGAACCTGAGAAGGTAGAGCCGAAGGGTTGCCTCGTGTTAGGCAGAAAGCATCTCAGAGAGCCTCAGATAAAGAGCGGGTGGTCAGAACAATCAGGACCTGAGCTGGAGGTCAAGAAAAGGCAAACTCTCCATGTAAAACCCAAGCTATGAAATGCATTGGCTTCAAAGTCCAAAAGctaggaataaaactacaatTCTGAGTCTCACATTTCCTCttggtaaaatgggaacaataatattCATTTCTTAAAGTTGAGAGGATTAAATCAGAAACTGTATGTGAAAACACTTTGCAAACTATAACACACCTTACAGACGTAGGGATTGTTAGGAATACtactaaagataaagagaatctggaaaggaaattctgacaacaTGACAGACTGAACTAATGTAGTTTCTCTTCACCCAGTGTCCcgtaaaacacacacagaaatactacataaaacagaatttaaaaactaaCATATGAACAATTGCAAAATTGGTTTAAAAAGCGAAATTCCCAGATaacagaattaaagaaagaatataaaactaaacaaagaaggaggaggaggagaaggaggagggactATCACAGTAGCCCATGATTCATTTCAGACACAGATCACAGACATATACCAGGGACATGGAGATGTGTTCTAATGCTTTCAGTTATAGGCTATGTGCCCTCAGCCCACCAGAGACAAAGAGCTGGGACTGAACCCCCTGCATAAAGCTCAGAACATCAAAGATCTACCTTATCCATGGAGAGAAAACTAAAATGGCACACGCCAGTTCAACAAAGCAGAGAAAAGGGTTAGAAATCCAAGTCAACCCTGAGAAATTGAAGTCTGAGCCTGAGAAAATTCTTGTGTTGCATCTGGATTTATGTTATTTGCATGATGCTGAATCCTTAagcagagaaattaaatataaacctGGTTTAGGACAACTTGAAATCCCTAGGAATACCACACAGCCTCACAGAAGCAAGAAAGAGCTCGCCAAGACTGTTTTCATACCCCAAGGTATATGAGAGTCTCACTAAAAAGTGACAAATCAAAAACgcctactggggcttccctggtgatgcagtggttgagaatctgcctgctaatgcaggggatatgggtttgagccccggtctgggaagatcccatatgccacagagcaactaagcccgggagccacaactactgagcctgtgtgtctggagcctgtgctctgcaacaagagaagccacgatagtgagaggcctgcgcaccgtgatcaagagtggcccctgcttgccacaactagagaaagccctcgcacagaaacgaagacccaacatagccaaaaataaattaattaattaattaatttaaaaaaaacacctactGAAGAAGAACTCACAATAAAAATCTTATAAACTAGACAAGAAAGTAATCCACCCAAGGAAGACTCAGCAGACACAACAAACAGGACAATTAACACTCCAAGAACAGTGCATAATTGAACAACATGAAAAGCACTGTGTAATAAGTATTCTTAAAAGTGTTAAAGATTAAAGACAAGAAAGTAAACCGTAATGAAAATATTGCACTatgaaaaaaaaagctcattgagggaaaaaaaaattaggaaatggaAGACATACCATTGAAGACTCAAGACATTAAACAGTAGACTAGACCCAGCTGGAAAGAGAATTAGTGAAGTGGAAGATAGAGCTGATGAAATTGTTCAAAATatggggggaaaggggaaagtaatgagatagaaaatatgaaagaatagtTAAAAGACATGAGGAAAAGAATATGCCTATTACACTATcacactgaatatatatattgtttcctgaaagagagagaatgagggaaatgtatgggttggccaaaaagttcgtttgaactttttggccaacccaataatattCCAAGAGATAATGATtgataattttccaaaataaaagaaagacacaGCCCTCAGATTGAGAACTGAGCTTATAAACACGTTGTGGTGAAACTGGAGAAtactgaagagaaaaagaaaaatcttaaaagcaacaaaaaatttaaaaaattttaaaacttgtttgcCTAGAGAGACAATTATATTGGCAGCTGACTTCTTATTAGCAGCAaaagattacagaaaaaaatagaatatcttCAAAAGTCTAAAAGAATTGTCAACCTAAAATTTTATGCCCACTAAATTTCCATTTAAGTGTTGTGAAATAAAGACCTTTTAAGACATCTGGGAGCGGTGGCGCGCGCCTGTAGTCCCAGCTACTCGGGAGGCTGAGGCAGGAGGATCGCTTGAGCCCAGGAGTTCTGGGCTGTAACGCGCTATGCCGATCGGGTGTCCGCACTAAGTTCGGCATCAATATGGTGACCTCCCGGGAGCGAGGGACCACCAGGTTGCCTAAGGAGGGGTGAACCGGCCCAGGTCGGAAACGGAGCAGGTCAAAACTCCCGTGCTGATCAGTAGTGGGATCGCGCCTGTGAATAGCCACTGCACTCCAGCCTGGGCAACATAGCGAGACCCcgtctctaaaaaaaaaaagacaaagactgagaaTGTTTACCACTCAAAGACTTTCACTGAAATGCTACCAAAGGATATACTTCATAAGAAGGAAACCGAaataagaaggaaggaatgaaatgcAAGAA encodes:
- the OPN1SW gene encoding short-wave-sensitive opsin 1 translates to MSKMSEEEEFFLFKNLLVGPWDGPQYRLAPVWAFHLQAAFTGFVFVVGTPLNATVLVATLCYRKLRQPLNCILVNVSLGVFIYCIFSVFVVFITSCHGYFVFGRHVCALGAFLGCTAGLVTGWSLAFLVFERYIIICKPFGNFCFSSKHALMVDLVTWTIGIGVSIPPFFGWSRFAPKGLQCSCTVGTKYYSEYYTWFLFIFCYIVPLSLICFSYSQLLGVFRAVAAQQQESATTQKAGREVSHKVVMMVGSFCLCYAPYAALATYIVNNRNHGVDLRFVTIPAFFPKSACVYNPIIYCFMNKQFRACIMEMVCGRPMTDESDMSSSQKMEVSTVSSSQVGPN